The Limnochorda sp. LNt genome includes a region encoding these proteins:
- a CDS encoding carbohydrate ABC transporter permease — protein sequence MAVVLTALAWFLPTLGLLVSSLRPASDVFNSGWWTVFANPFDLTRWTLANYQHVLAQQGMGRAFLNSFVIALPATLLPVLVASFAAFAFAWLDFPGRQALFLTVVAFLVVPLQMTFIPVLRIYNQMGLAGSLVGIWLAHTGYGLPFAIYLMRNFFGSLPGELFESAYIDGASPLSAFFRLALPMSTPALASLGIFQFLWVWNDLLVALIYLGGGSATAPLTLKLSSLVGSYGQDWHVLTAAAFVSMMVPVVVFFALQRYFVRGILAGAVKG from the coding sequence ATGGCGGTGGTGCTGACGGCGCTGGCCTGGTTCCTGCCGACCCTGGGGCTGCTGGTGAGCTCCCTGCGGCCCGCCAGCGACGTCTTCAACTCTGGCTGGTGGACGGTCTTCGCCAATCCCTTCGACCTGACCCGGTGGACGCTGGCCAACTACCAGCACGTCCTGGCCCAGCAGGGCATGGGCCGGGCTTTCCTCAACAGCTTCGTCATCGCGCTGCCCGCCACCTTACTGCCCGTCCTGGTGGCCTCCTTCGCCGCCTTCGCCTTCGCCTGGCTCGACTTCCCCGGGCGGCAGGCCCTCTTCTTGACGGTGGTGGCGTTTCTCGTGGTGCCGCTGCAGATGACCTTCATCCCCGTGCTGCGCATCTACAACCAGATGGGGCTCGCCGGCAGCCTGGTGGGCATCTGGCTGGCGCATACGGGCTACGGGCTGCCGTTCGCCATCTACCTGATGCGCAACTTCTTCGGGTCGCTGCCGGGCGAGCTGTTCGAGTCGGCCTACATCGACGGCGCCTCGCCGCTGTCGGCCTTCTTCCGCCTCGCGCTGCCCATGTCGACGCCGGCCCTGGCGTCGCTGGGCATCTTCCAGTTCCTCTGGGTGTGGAACGATCTGCTGGTGGCCCTCATCTACCTGGGCGGAGGGTCGGCGACGGCGCCCCTGACGCTCAAGCTGAGCAGCCTGGTGGGCAGCTACGGGCAGGACTGGCACGTGCTGACGGCGGCCGCCTTCGTCTCCATGATGGTGCCGGTGGTCGTCTTCTTCGCGCTGCAGCGCTACTTCGTGCGTGGCATCCTGGCAGGCGCCGTCAAGGGTTGA
- a CDS encoding LacI family DNA-binding transcriptional regulator, whose translation MHPNMADVARVAGVSKSTVSRALAGDPRVSPATRRRVEAAARQLGYTPHGVARALARGRTSMVAVAAPSPPRSFSDPFFLDFLGAVGDGLTAAGYNLVLTVSDDGRRSGRGSLRELVVGRMVDAVLVTEVQVADARLDLVLEQGLPCVALGSPDRADVYAVDGDNVVGTVMAVRHLVEMGHRHVACVAGPSHLTAARQRLRGFMQAMQEAGLEVPAYRLAEGDFTLTGGQAATRRLLEAERAACGEVRLTALFASNDLMAMGAVAALRASGLHVPGDVSVVGFDGVSLARMVDPPLTTVAQPVRQLGSVAVEMLLEQLMPAPGASGATPAGPRQVVLPCTLKPGGSTAPMRGRRAATPDTA comes from the coding sequence ATGCATCCCAACATGGCGGACGTGGCGAGGGTCGCGGGGGTCTCCAAGTCGACGGTCTCCCGGGCGCTGGCCGGCGACCCGCGGGTCAGTCCGGCGACGCGCCGGCGCGTCGAGGCGGCGGCCCGGCAGCTCGGGTACACGCCGCACGGCGTGGCGCGGGCGCTGGCCCGCGGCCGCACGTCGATGGTGGCGGTGGCCGCGCCGTCGCCGCCGAGGAGCTTCTCGGACCCCTTCTTCCTCGACTTCCTCGGCGCCGTCGGTGACGGGCTCACCGCCGCCGGCTACAACCTGGTGCTGACCGTCTCCGACGACGGCCGACGCTCGGGCCGCGGCAGCCTGCGGGAGCTGGTCGTGGGACGTATGGTGGATGCGGTGCTGGTGACGGAGGTGCAGGTGGCTGACGCCCGCCTCGACCTCGTGCTGGAGCAGGGCCTACCGTGCGTGGCCCTGGGTTCGCCCGACCGTGCCGACGTCTACGCCGTCGACGGCGACAACGTCGTCGGCACGGTCATGGCCGTGCGGCACCTGGTGGAGATGGGGCACCGGCACGTCGCCTGCGTCGCGGGCCCCTCGCACCTCACCGCGGCCCGCCAGCGCCTGCGCGGCTTCATGCAGGCCATGCAGGAGGCCGGCCTGGAGGTCCCCGCGTACCGGCTCGCGGAGGGTGACTTCACCCTGACCGGCGGGCAGGCCGCGACGCGCCGCCTGCTCGAGGCGGAGCGCGCCGCCTGCGGCGAGGTACGTCTGACGGCCCTCTTCGCCAGCAACGACCTGATGGCCATGGGGGCCGTCGCGGCCCTGCGGGCCAGCGGCTTGCACGTGCCCGGGGACGTCTCCGTCGTGGGCTTCGACGGCGTGAGCCTCGCCCGGATGGTCGACCCGCCCCTCACCACGGTGGCTCAGCCCGTCCGGCAACTGGGCAGCGTCGCCGTCGAGATGCTGCTCGAGCAGCTCATGCCGGCCCCGGGGGCATCCGGCGCCACGCCGGCGGGCCCCCGTCAGGTGGTGCTGCCCTGCACGCTCAAGCCGGGGGGCTCGACCGCCCCGATGCGGGGGCGCCGGGCTGCTACGCCCGATACGGCGTGA
- a CDS encoding ABC transporter substrate-binding protein, whose product MVTMVLLATSLAALFGLTALGAGRVTMLGTWGGQELEAFLQVLEPFERETGIDVEFTGTRDLVAVLTTRVAAGNPPDVAALPNPGQMVELAAEGHLVDLSGVLDMQTMRSQYAPVWLDLGSYQGKLYAIFISADLKSLVWYNPKAFAARGYAVPSTWDEMMALSDKIAGTGVTPWSIGLESGAASGWPGTDWIEDIMLRTAGPEVYDRWVAHEIPWTDPAVRRAWEIFGQIVRNPRYVYGGTTGALSTNFGDAVSFLFTQPPRAYLHRQATFIQSFILQSNPNLVAGEDYDFFALPPIDPAWGTPALGAADMVAMLRDTPEARALMRYLASPEAQQRWVAALGKVSANRAVPMEAYPDPLTRKAAQVLVSAQVFRFDGSDLMPAAVGSGAFWEGILQYVAGEDLDSVLESIEAQAQDAYGG is encoded by the coding sequence ATGGTGACGATGGTCCTCCTGGCCACCTCCCTGGCGGCCCTCTTCGGCCTCACGGCGCTGGGCGCTGGCCGGGTCACCATGCTGGGCACCTGGGGCGGCCAGGAGCTGGAGGCCTTCTTGCAGGTGCTGGAGCCCTTCGAGCGGGAGACCGGCATCGACGTGGAGTTTACCGGCACCCGGGATCTGGTCGCGGTGCTGACGACCCGGGTAGCGGCAGGCAACCCGCCCGACGTGGCGGCCCTGCCCAACCCCGGCCAGATGGTGGAGCTGGCGGCGGAGGGACACCTGGTGGATCTCTCCGGCGTCCTCGACATGCAGACCATGCGGAGCCAGTACGCACCGGTCTGGCTCGACCTGGGCAGCTACCAGGGCAAGCTCTACGCCATCTTCATCTCGGCCGACCTCAAGAGCCTGGTCTGGTACAACCCCAAGGCCTTCGCGGCCCGGGGCTATGCCGTGCCCAGCACGTGGGACGAGATGATGGCTCTGTCGGACAAGATAGCCGGCACGGGCGTCACCCCGTGGTCCATCGGGTTGGAGAGCGGCGCCGCCAGCGGCTGGCCAGGCACCGACTGGATCGAGGACATCATGCTGCGCACCGCCGGCCCCGAGGTCTACGACCGCTGGGTCGCCCACGAGATCCCGTGGACCGATCCGGCGGTGCGTCGGGCCTGGGAGATCTTCGGCCAGATCGTCCGTAACCCGCGCTACGTCTACGGGGGCACCACCGGCGCGCTGTCGACCAACTTCGGGGATGCGGTGAGCTTCCTGTTCACCCAACCGCCCAGGGCGTACCTGCACCGGCAGGCCACCTTCATCCAGAGCTTCATCCTGCAGTCCAACCCCAACCTGGTGGCCGGTGAGGACTACGACTTCTTCGCGCTGCCGCCCATCGATCCGGCGTGGGGTACGCCCGCCTTGGGCGCCGCCGACATGGTCGCCATGCTGCGCGATACGCCCGAGGCCCGGGCCCTGATGCGCTACCTCGCCTCGCCCGAGGCCCAACAGCGCTGGGTGGCCGCCCTGGGTAAGGTTTCGGCCAACCGGGCGGTGCCCATGGAGGCCTATCCGGACCCGCTCACCCGCAAGGCTGCCCAGGTCCTGGTCAGCGCCCAGGTCTTCCGCTTCGACGGCTCGGACCTGATGCCGGCGGCGGTAGGCTCCGGTGCCTTCTGGGAGGGCATCTTGCAGTACGTCGCGGGCGAGGACCTCGACAGCGTGCTGGAGAGCATCGAGGCCCAGGCCCAGGACGCCTACGGCGGATGA
- a CDS encoding sulfurtransferase TusA family protein: protein MSAPDANPGNPIPSADDHAVVRPDRVVDARGAYCPGPLMELIKILKAQPVGSVVELWSSDRGSSKDVPEWVRKARHDLLYLVEETGYWRIGVRKAH from the coding sequence ATGTCCGCACCAGACGCGAACCCTGGCAACCCGATCCCTTCCGCCGACGATCATGCGGTGGTCAGGCCTGACAGGGTTGTCGACGCCCGTGGAGCGTACTGCCCCGGTCCCTTGATGGAGCTCATCAAGATCCTCAAGGCGCAACCGGTGGGCAGCGTGGTGGAGCTTTGGTCCAGCGACCGAGGCTCCAGCAAGGACGTACCCGAATGGGTCAGGAAGGCGCGCCACGACCTGCTCTACCTGGTGGAGGAGACGGGCTACTGGCGGATCGGAGTCCGCAAGGCTCACTGA
- a CDS encoding carbohydrate ABC transporter permease has translation MRRGGGWAWGFTAPALLLIGFYLAYPTLATIYLSLFDRQSQRFVGLRNYLDLFSSSAMLTALRNNVLWLVLFTTLTVGLGLALAVLTDRVRYEAAAKALIFLPMAISFVGAGVIWKFVYAYRPAGAPQIGLANQVMVLSGREPVGWLIAQPWVNNLALIVVGVWIWTGFAMVVLSAAYKGIPKELLEAARVDGASEWQVFWRISLPVIQSTVAVVATTMVITVLKVFDIVYVMTNGSFGTEVMANRMYKEMFQFRHFGRASAIAVILFIAIVPVMLANIRRFRQQEATR, from the coding sequence ATGCGCCGCGGCGGTGGATGGGCCTGGGGCTTCACGGCCCCGGCGCTGCTCCTGATCGGCTTCTATCTGGCCTATCCCACGCTGGCCACCATCTACTTGAGCCTCTTCGACCGTCAGTCCCAGCGCTTCGTGGGGTTGCGCAACTACCTGGACCTCTTCTCGTCCAGCGCCATGCTGACGGCCCTGCGCAACAACGTCCTCTGGCTCGTGCTCTTCACCACGCTGACGGTGGGGCTCGGGCTGGCCCTGGCCGTCCTGACCGATCGGGTGCGCTACGAGGCGGCGGCCAAGGCCCTCATCTTCCTGCCGATGGCCATCTCCTTCGTGGGGGCGGGCGTCATCTGGAAGTTCGTCTACGCCTACCGCCCGGCCGGCGCGCCCCAGATCGGGCTGGCCAACCAGGTCATGGTCCTGTCGGGCCGCGAGCCCGTGGGGTGGCTCATCGCCCAGCCATGGGTCAACAACCTGGCCCTCATCGTGGTGGGCGTCTGGATCTGGACAGGCTTCGCCATGGTGGTGCTCTCCGCCGCCTACAAGGGCATCCCCAAGGAGCTGCTCGAGGCGGCCCGGGTCGACGGCGCCAGCGAGTGGCAGGTCTTCTGGCGCATCAGCCTGCCCGTCATCCAGTCGACGGTGGCGGTGGTGGCCACCACCATGGTGATCACCGTACTCAAGGTCTTCGATATCGTCTACGTCATGACCAACGGCAGCTTCGGCACCGAGGTGATGGCCAACCGCATGTACAAGGAGATGTTCCAGTTCCGCCATTTCGGGCGCGCCAGCGCCATCGCCGTCATCCTCTTCATCGCCATCGTGCCGGTCATGCTGGCCAACATCCGACGCTTCCGGCAGCAGGAGGCGACGCGATGA
- a CDS encoding N-acetylmuramoyl-L-alanine amidase: MGRVNRAVGGGRWAIAGWRVGGLGLLVLAGIVAAVLRWGSGLPGADRLPFLGRAPAPTPPPPARPPLHGVVVAVDPGHGGEDGGVTHAGVKEKDVNLAVALLLRDRLEALGARVVMTREDDHDSLLDNRASLNLRLYKAREGEAQLLLSIHANSFPDPSQWGAQTFFHPDSPEGRRLALLVQEELVRLEPDNYREALAADYYVLRNSEMPAALVELGFLSNPDDRRKLVDPGYQARLADSLARAVQRFVAGEQVESRPTAGRQLPPGFIMEIYPPEVW; the protein is encoded by the coding sequence ATGGGCCGTGTCAACCGGGCCGTCGGGGGCGGCCGCTGGGCCATCGCGGGCTGGCGCGTCGGGGGTCTGGGGCTGCTGGTGCTGGCCGGGATCGTGGCCGCGGTCCTCCGATGGGGCAGCGGCCTGCCCGGAGCGGACCGGCTGCCGTTCCTGGGGCGTGCCCCGGCGCCGACGCCACCCCCGCCGGCTCGCCCGCCCCTGCACGGCGTGGTGGTGGCCGTCGACCCGGGGCACGGGGGCGAGGACGGCGGGGTGACCCACGCCGGCGTCAAGGAGAAGGACGTCAACCTGGCCGTGGCGTTGCTCCTGCGGGACCGCCTGGAGGCGCTCGGCGCGCGGGTGGTCATGACCCGCGAGGACGACCACGACAGCCTGCTCGACAACCGGGCCAGTCTCAACCTTCGCCTCTACAAGGCCCGCGAGGGGGAGGCCCAGCTCCTGCTGAGCATCCACGCCAACAGCTTCCCTGACCCCAGCCAGTGGGGGGCGCAGACCTTCTTCCACCCGGACTCGCCCGAAGGGCGCCGCCTCGCGCTGCTGGTGCAGGAGGAGCTGGTGCGGCTCGAGCCGGACAACTACCGAGAGGCTCTGGCCGCCGACTACTACGTCCTTCGCAACAGCGAGATGCCGGCGGCCCTGGTGGAGCTGGGCTTCCTCTCCAACCCCGACGATCGGCGCAAGCTGGTGGACCCCGGCTACCAGGCCCGCCTGGCCGACTCGCTGGCCCGAGCGGTGCAGCGGTTCGTGGCGGGCGAGCAGGTGGAGAGCCGCCCCACGGCCGGGCGGCAGCTGCCTCCGGGCTTCATCATGGAGATCTACCCGCCCGAGGTGTGGTGA
- a CDS encoding DsrE/DsrF/DrsH-like family protein, with the protein MASVAASSGVEVNVFVTMEALGMFRRHVVERRRFVLDEVGREMVAKGVPLFYDLLRQGRELGDLHVYGCALAADVMGWKPEEFIDVVEDVIGVAAFFAKSEGAQILTI; encoded by the coding sequence ATGGCATCCGTGGCCGCCTCGTCGGGAGTGGAGGTCAACGTCTTCGTCACGATGGAGGCCCTCGGGATGTTCCGACGCCACGTGGTCGAGCGGCGCCGGTTCGTGTTGGACGAGGTTGGACGGGAGATGGTGGCCAAGGGCGTGCCCCTCTTCTACGACCTGCTGCGTCAGGGCCGAGAGCTGGGTGATCTCCACGTGTACGGCTGCGCCCTGGCCGCAGACGTCATGGGTTGGAAACCGGAGGAGTTCATCGACGTTGTCGAGGACGTCATCGGCGTCGCGGCGTTCTTCGCCAAGTCCGAGGGTGCTCAGATACTGACCATCTAG
- a CDS encoding NUDIX hydrolase, whose amino-acid sequence MPSWPPTSSSSTGEGRYTGLVRDALAAGPPPAAGRWPGLRPAAVLVPILCGSEGERLVLTRRTDRVEYHKGQISFPGGAVDPADRDRIETALRESREEIGLQARDVEVLGVLDEVPVTRSAFCITPVVGAIRRSPYPWVVNPVEVAEVLEVPLAWLLRPAFPRIRTLDDGHGRAVEDYVFEWGEHLIWGATGRIVKSLLDRIRASMGSG is encoded by the coding sequence ATGCCATCCTGGCCACCGACGTCGTCCTCGTCCACGGGAGAGGGACGTTACACCGGCCTCGTCCGCGACGCGCTGGCCGCGGGGCCGCCCCCGGCAGCGGGGCGCTGGCCGGGCTTGCGTCCGGCTGCCGTCCTGGTGCCCATCCTCTGCGGCTCCGAGGGTGAGCGACTGGTCCTGACCCGGCGCACGGACCGGGTGGAGTATCACAAGGGCCAGATCTCGTTTCCTGGCGGGGCCGTCGACCCGGCCGACCGTGACCGCATCGAGACGGCCTTGCGGGAGAGCCGGGAGGAGATCGGGCTCCAGGCGCGAGACGTCGAGGTGCTGGGCGTGCTCGACGAGGTGCCCGTCACCCGCTCGGCCTTCTGTATCACGCCGGTGGTGGGTGCCATCCGCAGGAGCCCGTATCCGTGGGTGGTCAACCCCGTCGAGGTGGCCGAGGTGCTGGAGGTGCCCCTGGCGTGGCTGCTGAGGCCCGCCTTTCCCCGGATCCGCACGCTCGACGACGGGCACGGGCGGGCGGTGGAGGACTACGTGTTCGAGTGGGGGGAGCACCTCATCTGGGGGGCGACGGGGCGCATCGTCAAGAGCCTCCTGGACCGCATCCGGGCGAGCATGGGGTCCGGCTGA
- the meaB gene encoding methylmalonyl Co-A mutase-associated GTPase MeaB → MREGAPTGELTAPANSVPPGLAERVRAGERAALARALTLVESLPLEGASSGARVPPDLAPLLAGRVRAHVVGVTGAPGAGKSTLVGRLAVHLRERGRRVGVLAVDPSSPFSGGALLGDRVRMAVPVADPGLFVRSVASRGHQGGLALAVFRMVRVMAAAGMETVLVETVGAGQNDVGVLGVADTVVLVLNPATGDEIQALKAGIVEIGDVMVVNKADLPGADETYRAVTSALDIASSPDPGWRVPVVRVSALQDRGLDLLIEALERHRIHLSSGPAGLRRRRIQAEWELRAALLAAVERRLVAPLTASGRWAHLVDRLASGELSADEAAEAVLGSLNP, encoded by the coding sequence GTGAGGGAGGGTGCCCCGACGGGAGAGCTGACGGCCCCGGCCAACTCCGTGCCGCCCGGGCTTGCCGAGCGTGTGCGGGCGGGCGAACGTGCGGCCCTGGCTCGTGCCCTGACGCTGGTCGAGAGTCTCCCCCTCGAAGGCGCCTCATCGGGGGCCAGGGTACCCCCTGACCTGGCACCGCTGCTGGCCGGCAGGGTGCGGGCGCACGTGGTGGGCGTGACGGGTGCGCCCGGGGCCGGCAAGAGCACGCTGGTGGGGCGCCTGGCGGTGCACCTGCGCGAGCGGGGTCGCCGGGTGGGGGTGCTCGCGGTGGACCCATCCAGCCCCTTCTCGGGGGGTGCGCTCCTGGGTGACCGGGTGCGCATGGCGGTGCCCGTGGCCGACCCGGGGCTCTTCGTGCGCAGCGTGGCGAGCCGGGGTCACCAGGGCGGCCTGGCGCTGGCCGTCTTCCGCATGGTGCGGGTGATGGCGGCGGCGGGGATGGAGACCGTGCTGGTGGAGACCGTCGGCGCGGGCCAAAACGACGTGGGCGTGCTGGGGGTCGCCGACACCGTGGTGCTGGTGCTCAACCCGGCCACCGGCGACGAGATCCAGGCCCTCAAGGCGGGCATCGTGGAGATCGGCGACGTGATGGTGGTCAACAAGGCCGACCTGCCCGGCGCCGATGAGACGTACCGGGCCGTGACGTCGGCGCTCGACATCGCCTCCTCTCCCGATCCCGGATGGCGGGTGCCGGTGGTGAGGGTCTCGGCTCTGCAGGATCGCGGCCTCGACCTGCTCATCGAGGCGCTCGAGCGCCACCGCATCCACCTGTCGAGCGGCCCCGCCGGGCTGCGCCGGCGGCGGATCCAGGCGGAGTGGGAGCTGCGCGCCGCGCTGCTGGCCGCCGTCGAGCGGCGCCTCGTCGCCCCCCTGACGGCCTCGGGCCGGTGGGCCCATCTCGTGGATCGCCTGGCCAGCGGCGAGCTGTCGGCCGATGAGGCCGCCGAGGCGGTGCTGGGCTCGCTCAACCCTTGA
- a CDS encoding coenzyme F420-0:L-glutamate ligase, with amino-acid sequence MPYRPLAIRTHVIAPGEDLVHVVRRYTADVADPGDVVALSESMVAIAQGRAVLPQSVRPRPLANVLRRFAHPDGSLATPAAMELALREAGTWRVLLAGAAAAAGRLFGIRGLFYRVAGHGLQFIDDIGGTLPPFDRYIVLGPRDADEVARRIKQGIGLDVLIVDVNDLGCVDVLAFTGTSDPAPLVEALRHNPQGNDDEQTPIVVLKRLPDVPDAALTTPRAGRSP; translated from the coding sequence TTGCCCTATAGGCCGCTGGCCATCCGCACCCACGTCATCGCCCCCGGCGAGGACCTGGTGCACGTGGTGCGCCGGTACACCGCCGACGTGGCCGACCCTGGCGACGTGGTGGCGCTGTCGGAGTCGATGGTGGCCATCGCCCAGGGCCGGGCGGTGCTGCCGCAGAGCGTGCGCCCCCGGCCGCTCGCCAACGTGCTGCGGCGCTTCGCCCACCCCGACGGGAGCCTGGCGACGCCGGCCGCGATGGAGCTGGCCCTCCGGGAGGCCGGCACGTGGCGAGTGCTCCTGGCCGGCGCCGCCGCGGCGGCCGGGCGCCTATTCGGCATCCGAGGGCTCTTCTACCGCGTGGCCGGGCACGGGCTGCAGTTCATCGACGACATCGGCGGCACGCTGCCGCCCTTCGACCGCTACATCGTGCTGGGCCCGCGTGACGCCGACGAGGTGGCACGGCGCATCAAGCAAGGCATAGGGCTCGACGTCCTCATCGTCGACGTCAATGACCTGGGCTGCGTGGACGTCCTCGCCTTCACCGGCACGTCGGACCCGGCGCCGTTGGTGGAGGCCCTCCGCCACAACCCCCAGGGCAACGACGACGAGCAGACTCCCATCGTCGTGCTCAAGCGCCTGCCCGACGTGCCCGATGCCGCCCTCACCACACCTCGGGCGGGTAGATCTCCATGA
- a CDS encoding N-acetylmuramoyl-L-alanine amidase family protein: protein MTNLRSRVEPGAGAPGRSVVELEATQLPRHVEMGTAGSTTLVARLWGLRLNMDPFDRPVGDGVVRELSLRHAGPDCVECRLSLELAVAATSPTIEALAGLPALVRIRLSRAPLHRVLGGRVVVVDPAHGGPDRGARGPINLEERHVVLKVAARLAHHLAEAGCRVHLTREDDRPLDGARRAAVALAARAELFVSLHTGHEEDPACRGVRVLYAGTSRSGPAAARRLAERVHGALREWPGLPDRGVAEADAALAPSGLLAASWPLVFVAVELVCLANPLDEALMRSSVFRDRLAQAVRNGLVRHHAHPPLREGVALAL from the coding sequence GTGACCAACCTCAGGAGCCGGGTCGAGCCCGGCGCGGGAGCCCCCGGTCGGAGCGTCGTCGAGCTCGAGGCCACCCAGCTCCCGCGCCACGTGGAGATGGGCACCGCCGGCTCGACCACGCTCGTCGCGCGACTGTGGGGGCTGCGCCTCAACATGGACCCCTTCGACCGGCCGGTCGGCGACGGGGTGGTACGGGAGCTCTCCCTGCGCCATGCCGGCCCCGATTGCGTGGAGTGCCGACTCTCCCTCGAGTTGGCCGTGGCCGCCACGTCGCCCACGATCGAGGCCCTGGCCGGGCTGCCGGCGCTCGTCCGCATCCGGCTGAGCCGGGCACCGCTCCATCGGGTGCTGGGCGGCCGGGTCGTCGTGGTGGATCCCGCGCACGGCGGACCGGACCGAGGCGCCCGGGGTCCCATCAATCTGGAGGAGCGCCACGTGGTGCTCAAGGTGGCCGCGCGGCTGGCACATCACCTGGCGGAGGCGGGATGCCGGGTGCACCTGACCCGGGAGGACGATCGCCCCCTGGACGGGGCCCGTCGGGCGGCGGTGGCCCTGGCCGCCCGGGCGGAGCTCTTCGTCAGCCTGCACACGGGCCACGAAGAGGACCCGGCGTGCCGGGGCGTGCGCGTGCTGTATGCCGGCACCAGCCGAAGCGGCCCCGCCGCGGCCCGGCGACTGGCCGAGCGCGTGCACGGCGCGCTTCGCGAGTGGCCCGGTCTTCCGGACCGAGGCGTGGCGGAGGCCGACGCCGCGCTGGCGCCGTCAGGGCTGCTGGCCGCTTCCTGGCCGCTCGTCTTCGTGGCGGTGGAGCTGGTCTGCCTGGCCAACCCCCTGGATGAGGCCTTGATGCGCAGCTCCGTCTTTCGGGACCGGCTGGCCCAGGCCGTACGAAACGGGCTGGTCCGCCACCATGCCCATCCGCCCCTGCGGGAGGGCGTCGCCCTTGCCCTATAG
- a CDS encoding aminotransferase class I/II-fold pyridoxal phosphate-dependent enzyme, translating into MIETVGSAVRAHRRAALSSEQVTRQVRTPLLEAVQTYRREGVVRFHMPGHRGGTGADPRIRQAVGRDAFALDVTGVLGLDDLHQPRGVIDEAQRLAAEAFGADRSFFLVNGTSVGVQAMILAACRPGDELIVARNVHKSIISGLILSGVLPVYVAPEVDEHFGIALGVTPEAVREALDRHPDARGVLLVSPTYHGVTSDLAEIARIVHERGKLLLVDEAHGPHFVFHDDLPSPALACGADACAQGIHKMLSGLTQASILHVRGDRLDIGRLQAVLRLLQSTSASYLLMSSIDVARMQMATAGPELLQRALELAEELRRLVRTIPGLETFGPERAGRPGVFQVDPTKVTVRVEGLGLCGAEVERWLREHGPIQVEMSDLLYVLFIVGFGNDIDEVHRLADALAYLADHAADHRRVQTQALLEAARHVVARRELPPVELSPREAFFACHRTVPLEQAAGCISGEVVTCYPPGVPILCPGERVTEAVAEHLTVVRASGLAVSGPRDPSLRTLEVV; encoded by the coding sequence TTGATCGAGACGGTGGGGTCTGCCGTGCGCGCCCACCGGCGGGCCGCGCTCTCCTCCGAGCAGGTGACCCGCCAGGTCCGGACGCCCTTGCTGGAGGCCGTGCAGACGTACCGCCGTGAGGGCGTGGTCCGCTTCCACATGCCCGGGCACCGCGGAGGCACCGGCGCCGACCCACGCATCCGCCAGGCCGTGGGGCGAGACGCCTTCGCCCTGGACGTGACCGGCGTGCTGGGGCTCGACGATCTCCACCAGCCCCGGGGCGTCATCGACGAAGCCCAGCGCCTGGCGGCCGAGGCCTTCGGGGCCGACCGCTCCTTCTTCCTGGTCAATGGCACCAGCGTGGGCGTCCAGGCCATGATCCTGGCGGCGTGCCGACCGGGAGACGAGTTGATCGTGGCCCGCAACGTCCACAAGTCCATCATCAGTGGCCTCATCCTGAGCGGGGTGCTCCCCGTCTACGTCGCCCCCGAGGTCGACGAGCACTTCGGCATCGCCCTGGGGGTGACGCCCGAGGCGGTCCGGGAGGCCCTCGACCGGCATCCCGACGCCCGCGGCGTCCTGCTGGTCAGCCCCACCTACCACGGCGTCACGAGCGACCTGGCGGAGATCGCCCGCATCGTCCACGAGCGGGGCAAGCTGCTGCTGGTCGACGAGGCCCATGGCCCCCACTTCGTCTTTCACGACGACCTGCCGTCGCCCGCCCTGGCATGCGGGGCCGATGCCTGCGCCCAGGGCATCCACAAGATGCTGAGCGGGCTGACCCAGGCGTCCATCCTGCACGTCCGGGGCGATCGCCTCGACATCGGGCGGCTGCAGGCGGTGCTCCGGCTGCTGCAGAGCACCAGCGCCTCCTATCTGCTCATGAGCTCCATCGACGTGGCCCGCATGCAGATGGCGACCGCCGGCCCCGAGCTCCTGCAGCGGGCGCTGGAGCTGGCCGAGGAGCTGCGTCGCCTGGTACGGACCATCCCGGGCCTGGAGACCTTCGGCCCCGAGCGGGCGGGGCGGCCGGGCGTCTTTCAGGTCGATCCGACCAAGGTGACGGTGCGGGTCGAGGGACTGGGCCTCTGCGGCGCCGAGGTGGAGCGCTGGCTGCGGGAGCACGGGCCCATCCAGGTGGAGATGTCGGACCTCCTCTACGTGCTCTTCATCGTGGGCTTCGGCAACGACATCGACGAGGTGCACCGTCTCGCCGACGCGCTGGCCTACCTCGCCGACCACGCCGCGGACCACCGACGCGTCCAGACTCAAGCACTGCTGGAGGCGGCCCGCCACGTCGTCGCCCGCCGCGAGTTGCCGCCCGTGGAGCTGAGCCCCCGGGAGGCCTTCTTCGCGTGCCACCGGACCGTGCCCCTGGAGCAGGCAGCCGGCTGCATCAGCGGCGAGGTCGTCACCTGCTACCCGCCTGGGGTGCCCATCCTCTGTCCGGGTGAGCGGGTCACGGAGGCGGTGGCGGAGCACCTGACGGTGGTACGGGCGTCGGGGCTGGCGGTCTCCGGGCCCCGGGACCCGTCGCTGCGGACGTTGGAGGTGGTCTAG